In Nitrospira sp., the genomic window GCGACTTGAACAGCTCTCCAAGAACTGCAACTATCTGATCGACCCCTTCATCCGCGATACCGTCATCGATTTTGCGACACGTGTCTCGCTCGATGCCAGACAAGCCGTGACCGGCCAGGAAACCGCCTCCTCGACCGAGTTGAGTCCGATACCGGGGGGAAGCGTGGGCGCATCCTCGGCGTCACCATCACAGGCTCTTCGATTTAAGGCCATGCTGCTCGACGAGAACAGTAATCTGATTCTTGAAGGAGGCGAGCATGTGCGGGTGCGTGTGGATATTATCAATGCGGGAACGAGAGTGATTGAGAGCGCCTCTGCTTCGCTCACCGGAACCCCGGTTGTCATCGAGCAATTCCCCGCCACGACACTGCCGATCCCGCCGCTCCAACCGGGCCAAACAAAATCGCTCGAGTTCATCGCGACCCTCCCCCCGACCAAGCAGGCACAACAGGCCGCGATCCATGTCACCGTCGCCGAATCGGGAGGAGCCGAGGCGCCGTCCCAAACCCTGTCGTTGACCATTCAGCCAGCCGGAATCGGCAACGACGGCGTCAACCAAATTCCCGCACCGGCGCCGGGCTTTCACCAGCCTCAGACCTACCTCGTCTCGATCGGGGTCGGCGCCTATCGCGATCCCAAGCTCACGCCCCGCCGCTACGCCGCGACAGATGCGGAGACCGTCGCCGCTTATTTTCAGTCGGTCGGTGGCGTCCCCCCGTCCAACCTCCGGCTGTTGCACAACCAGAAGGCACTCCGCGCCGATATCCACGAAGCACTGTACGGCTGGCTCCCACAACATGCGGCCAAGGATGCCGTCGTGATCGTCTATTTTTCGGGACAGGCGATGGTCACGCCGTCCGGCGACATCTTGCTGACCCTGTATGACGGAAAGGCTGGGGACTCGACGCGACTTTACCCACTCACTGATCTGGAGTCCGCCTTCGCCAGACTCAAGGCCAAACAGATCATTTTCCTGTTTGACGGCATGGTCTCCAGACTGCGCGGCGATACCAAGGGGAAGCCCGCATCACCCCGCTGGGAACTTGGTGGAGGACATACGGTCGGACTGATCGGAGGCGAAGACATGACGAAGGGGCTGGAAGACGACCAACACCACCATGGCCTCTTCACCTACTACCTCTTGAAAGGGCTCCGAGGAGAGGCCGACACCAACCGCAACGGAACTGTCACATTCGGAGAACTCGCCGGCTACGTGCGTCAGAAAGTCGCCTGGGCGGCAAAGACTCAATTCAATCAAGAGCAACGGCCCCTGCTGCTTCCCCCGCTCAAACCAGACGACCCAGCTGCCTCACTCGTCCTGACCACACTTCCTTCGCTCACCTCTTCAGAAGCGCCCTAACCCGCACAATCCCAGACGATTCCTCTGATACGTAGCTCAACCAACAGCGCTGCTCGCCGCCCGTATGAGTACGCGAGTCTTTTTGCAGCATGCTAAGGCACGGAAATGCGATCAGCTTGACTGACAGTGGCTTGGGCGCGAGGATCGGTGCCGCCGAGTTCCAAATACCGGCGAAAGGCCTCCACCGACTGAGCCTGATCATTGAGATGATCGGCATACAGTGCCCCCAATGCGAAGTACACATCCCGATAGGTGTTGTTCACAACCAAAGCTTGTCGGAGAGCCGCTTCAGCTTCCGCAAACTCGCCGCGTTTTTCGTGAATCAATCCCAGCGTATAAAACGAATCGGGGTTTCCCGGCGCATACTTTACTGCAAGGAGGCCGGTCGCCAAGGCCTCGTCGAGATTCGGCACCACTTCCAATCGAACATAACTCTTCAGCACGTACGCATTCCCATAGGTCGGATCGTAACTGATCGCGCGATCCAGTTGTTCTAAGGCTTCTTCTCCTGATTTCCCTTCCTGCAACAGCGCGAGGGCTCGTTCGTAGTGAGCCTTCGCCTCCCGTTGCCGCTCAGAAGGAGTCCGAGGACCGGCACCAAGCATAAACGCCGACCTCCGTCCTTCGACCAACGCCGTGTCTCCATCCCCCTCGATGCGGAGACTAGATGGACGTTGCGTACCATTGGAGGCCTCCTCAACCTGTCGCACCACATAGGTCCCCAACTCAGAAGCCATGAGCCAGCCGTTTCCGTCCAGATCGGCAGTACCAGACAGTCCGATCAATAGTGTCTGCACAAAACGACTACTTTTCTCAGCGCGAACAGCGGTCTCTCCTTTACCTGCTGCGCTGATGACTTGGACCGCACGCCGATCCGTATCCGATTCTGGAGCCACACGCCCTTCCAATGACAGTCCCGATGGCTTAGTTGTTTCCCATCCGAATACCGGCGCATCGAGAATGAGGAGCGTGTGTTTGGAAGCCGACCGCCTCGTAAATTCTTTTAAGTGCTCAACCGTGATCGACTTCGTGGCATTGTTGACCGGCGCATCAAACGGCACGAGATACCCTCGATCGTACCCATCAGGATCCTGCATAGACCCAGCATGGCCCGTAAAGAACACAACGAGCCGATCCATGCGCCCAACTTTTCTCGGCAACAGGTCGTTGAACAACTGCTGCAGGCGTCGCGAGCTTGCATCCTTGTCGTAGAACTCGACCACCTCGTCGAACCCTAACCGCCGAAACGCCTCAGCCACCTTCTTGGCATCACTGATCGCTCCCGGGACAGGAGGAGCCAAAACGTAGTTCTCGATCCCAATAATGATCGCCCACGACTTGTAGTACAGGCCTTCCGGCTTGCCCGATTGAGCCTCAGCCGTCGACAGGGCGACGACTAAAAACAGCCCAAACACATGAACGCCCCGTACGAGCAGCCTCAAGAGCCCACGCAACAAGTACTTCTTCCTATAATGCTGTTCGCTGGTCATCGAGTCAGCCTATCTCCGGCCTAGACAGGTGTCAAGAAACAGAATCGAGAGAAGCCTCTAGCAGGCTACGGAGCAACTGTATGGTTGCAGGCATCCCCGACTTTCTCCATAATTGCGCAGCCGATGATGGACCGTGCTGAGGAAGGAGACGCGACCGCCATGAGCGAAAAGATTGAGACCCTGTTGAAGGAAAGTCGGACGTACCAGCCGACCGCTAAGACGATAGCCGAAGCCTATATCAAAGACTACGAGACCGAGTACAAACAATCCATCGCCGATCCTGAAGCGTTTTGGAACCGTGAAGCCAAGGAGCTGGAATGGTTTTCTCCTTGGGGCAAGGTCCTGGAGTGGAACTATCCATGGGCGAAATGGTTTGTCGGCGCACGATGCAACATCGCCTACAACTGTTTGGACCGCCACATGAAGACCTGGCGCAAGAACAAAGTGGCCCTGATCTGGGTGGGAGAAAACGATCAGGAACGCATCTTCACCTATGCTGAGCTGTACCGACAAGTGAACCGCTGCGCCAACGCCCTCAAAAAGCTTGGCATCGAGCAAGGCGATCGTGTCACCATCTATTTACCGAAGATCCCCGAACAAGTCATCGCCATGCTGGCCTGCGCCAGAATCGGCGCGATCCACAGCGTCGTCTATTCAGGGTTCAGCGCCCCTGCCCTCGCCAACCGTATCAACGATGCCGAGGCCAAGCTGGTAATCACCGCAGATGTCGGGTTCGACCGCGGCAAGACCATCCAATTAAAGCCAGTGGTGGACGAGGCCATCAAAACCTGCCCGACGATCGACCATGTGGTGGTCGTACGCCGCGAGGTCCAGGGTCCAGCTCTTTCCGCCCCAAAGGAAATTGACTGGAAAGAGTGGCTTGAATGTGAGCGACCAGTTTGTGAAGCAGCACAGCTGGATGCCGAAGCCCCGCTCTATATCCTCTACACGTCCGGGACAACCGGGAAACCCAAGGGGGTCGTCCATGTCCATGGAGGGTACATGGTCGGCACCTATACCACGACGAAGTATGTGTTCGACCTGAAAGATGATGACGTGTACTTCTGCGTGGCTGATCCAGGGTGGGTCACAGGCCACAGCTATATCGTCTATGGTCCACTGCTCAATGGCGCAACCATTCTGACTGCGGAAGGGAAACCAGATTATCCCAATCCTGGGCGCTGGTGGGATCTCATCGAGCGGTATGGGGTCTCGATTTTCTATACGACGCCGACCGCGATCCGCCTGCTCATGCGCTACGGCGAAGATTGGCCGAAGAAATTTGATCTCTCGACGCTCCGTATCCTCGGGAGTGTTGGAGAACCGATCAATCCAGAAGCCTGGGAATGGTATCACCGCGTGACGGGCGGGGACAAACCGATCATGGACACCTGGTGGCAGACAGAAACGGGATCGATCTTGATTACCCCACTTCCCACCGTGCCGCTGAAACCAGGCTCGGCCACGCGCCCATTTTTTGGCATTGAAGCCGATGTCGTCGATCGCGAGGGCAACAGCCTCCCCGCCAACGCCGGTGGCTTCGCCGTCATCAAGAAACCCTGGCCCTCCATGATGCGCACGATCTACAAAGATCCTGAGCGGTACAAGACCTATTGGAATACGATTCCCAACTGCTATACCGCCGGTGACATCTGCCACAAAGACGCAGATGGGTATATGTGGTTCATGGGTCGAGCAGATGACGTCATCAAGGTAGCGGGCAATCGGCTTGGAACCGCCGAAGTGGAAAGCGCGTTGGTCAGCCACCCTGCCGTTGCGGAGGCTGCCGTCATCGGCAAACCCCATAAGACGGTCGGTGAATCCATTAAGGCCTTTATCATTTTGAAGCAGGGAGAAGAGGAAAGTCCGGCACTGATCAAATCGATCAAAGATCAGGTCTTGAAAGAGCTGGGGAAAATCGGCGTGCCATCGGAAATTGACATTGTGTCGTCGCTACCAAAAACTCGCTCCGGAAAAATCATGCGCCGTGTGCTGAAAGCGAAAGAACTCGGACAAGACCCAGGGGATATTTCAACCATCGAGGAGTGACGGGATTGGGACGGGGCGGTCGAAAACCAGGGGAGCCGATCTATTTGCGACGGCACTTGATCGTGCTTGCCCTGGCAGTGGGTCTGCCCGTGGTGCTGTTGCAGCTCTACAAGATCTACGTGGGCCCAGTGAGCTTCGGTGCGCAGATGGGATTTGGAATTCTCGTCTCAATCTTCGCCGGTATCATCCTCTACTACACCTACAGATCATCGGCACAGAATCAGCC contains:
- the acs gene encoding acetate--CoA ligase; translated protein: MSEKIETLLKESRTYQPTAKTIAEAYIKDYETEYKQSIADPEAFWNREAKELEWFSPWGKVLEWNYPWAKWFVGARCNIAYNCLDRHMKTWRKNKVALIWVGENDQERIFTYAELYRQVNRCANALKKLGIEQGDRVTIYLPKIPEQVIAMLACARIGAIHSVVYSGFSAPALANRINDAEAKLVITADVGFDRGKTIQLKPVVDEAIKTCPTIDHVVVVRREVQGPALSAPKEIDWKEWLECERPVCEAAQLDAEAPLYILYTSGTTGKPKGVVHVHGGYMVGTYTTTKYVFDLKDDDVYFCVADPGWVTGHSYIVYGPLLNGATILTAEGKPDYPNPGRWWDLIERYGVSIFYTTPTAIRLLMRYGEDWPKKFDLSTLRILGSVGEPINPEAWEWYHRVTGGDKPIMDTWWQTETGSILITPLPTVPLKPGSATRPFFGIEADVVDREGNSLPANAGGFAVIKKPWPSMMRTIYKDPERYKTYWNTIPNCYTAGDICHKDADGYMWFMGRADDVIKVAGNRLGTAEVESALVSHPAVAEAAVIGKPHKTVGESIKAFIILKQGEEESPALIKSIKDQVLKELGKIGVPSEIDIVSSLPKTRSGKIMRRVLKAKELGQDPGDISTIEE